A window of the Natronomonas salina genome harbors these coding sequences:
- a CDS encoding signal recognition particle protein Srp54: MVLDDLGSSLRGTLDKLQGKTTLSEEDVEEIVKEIQRSLLSADVDVDLVMDLSDSIRQRALREEPPSGTTAKDHVLKIVYEEMVDLVGESTDLPLEDQTIMLAGLQGSGKTTSAAKMAWWFSKKGLRPAVIQTDTFRPGAYDQAKEMCQRAEVDFYGDPDEENPVEIARRGFEETPDADVHIVDTAGRHALEEDLIDELEDIESVVEPDRNLLVLDAAIGQGAKDQADRFHDAVGIDGVVITKLDGTAKGGGALAAVDQTDSSIAFLGTGEEVQDIERFEPSGFISRLLGMGDLKQLSERVERAMAETQEEEDWDPEDLMQGEFTLKDMRNQMNAMNKMGPLDQVLDMIPGLGGGIKDQLPDDAMDMTQERLVDFEVIMDSMTEEELENPRSIGQSQIERIARGSGKEEETIRELLEQHKMMSRMMKQFQGMGDGDMQRMMKQMQGGGGGGGGGMGGLGPFGD; encoded by the coding sequence ATGGTACTCGACGACCTGGGCAGTTCCCTCCGCGGGACGCTCGACAAGCTCCAGGGGAAGACGACCCTCAGCGAAGAGGACGTCGAGGAGATCGTCAAGGAGATCCAGCGCTCCTTGCTCTCCGCCGACGTCGACGTCGACCTCGTGATGGACCTCTCGGACTCCATCCGGCAGCGCGCCCTCCGGGAGGAACCCCCGTCAGGAACGACCGCGAAGGACCACGTCCTCAAGATCGTCTACGAGGAGATGGTCGACCTCGTCGGCGAGTCGACCGACCTCCCGCTGGAGGACCAGACCATCATGCTCGCCGGCCTCCAGGGCTCCGGGAAGACCACCTCCGCGGCGAAGATGGCGTGGTGGTTCTCGAAGAAGGGCCTCCGGCCCGCCGTCATCCAGACCGACACCTTCCGGCCCGGCGCCTACGACCAGGCCAAGGAGATGTGCCAGCGCGCAGAGGTGGACTTCTACGGCGACCCCGACGAGGAGAACCCCGTCGAGATCGCCCGCCGCGGCTTCGAGGAGACCCCCGACGCCGACGTCCACATCGTCGACACCGCCGGCCGCCACGCCCTCGAGGAGGACCTCATCGACGAACTCGAGGACATCGAGTCCGTCGTCGAGCCGGACCGCAACCTGCTCGTCCTCGACGCCGCCATCGGCCAGGGCGCGAAGGACCAGGCCGACCGGTTCCACGACGCGGTCGGCATCGACGGCGTCGTCATCACGAAGCTCGACGGGACCGCGAAGGGTGGGGGCGCCCTCGCGGCCGTCGATCAGACCGACTCCTCCATCGCCTTCCTCGGCACCGGCGAGGAGGTCCAGGACATCGAGCGCTTCGAGCCCTCGGGGTTCATCTCCCGGCTGCTCGGCATGGGCGACCTCAAGCAGCTCTCCGAGCGCGTCGAGCGCGCGATGGCCGAGACCCAGGAGGAGGAGGACTGGGACCCCGAGGACCTCATGCAGGGGGAGTTCACCCTGAAGGACATGCGCAACCAGATGAACGCGATGAACAAGATGGGGCCGCTCGACCAGGTCCTCGACATGATCCCCGGCCTCGGCGGCGGCATCAAGGACCAGCTACCCGACGACGCCATGGACATGACCCAGGAGCGGCTCGTCGACTTCGAGGTCATCATGGACTCGATGACCGAGGAGGAACTCGAGAACCCCCGCTCGATCGGCCAGAGCCAGATCGAGCGCATCGCCCGCGGCTCCGGCAAGGAGGAGGAGACCATCCGCGAACTGCTGGAGCAGCACAAGATGATGTCCCGGATGATGAAGCAGTTCCAGGGCATGGGCGACGGCGACATGCAGCGGATGATGAAGCAGATGCAGGGCGGCGGCGGAGGCGGCGGTGGCGGCATGGGCGGGCTCGGCCCGTTCGGCGACTAG
- a CDS encoding PHP domain-containing protein: MCGAAEDAGLEGIGFADHCNVSSREDQRRAKHALGFNLDITYERRRDAIETMRDRFDLDVYDAVEMDFDSRDVEAIADFLAEADFDYAVGSVHHLEGTNVHVEPYFAKKDTAEREALVDEFYEEAVALLDSELFEIAAHVDLVERNPALRGFATEDHYRAVAEAAERSRTVLELNAGRVLGEYGEFHPGPAFLDVLAEYDVEFVLGSDGHTPGEVRDRKPELEAFVAERGLETVELDL; encoded by the coding sequence ATGTGCGGGGCCGCCGAGGACGCCGGCCTGGAGGGCATCGGCTTCGCCGACCACTGCAACGTCTCGTCCCGCGAGGACCAGCGGCGGGCGAAGCACGCCCTCGGCTTCAACCTCGATATCACCTACGAGCGCCGCCGCGACGCTATCGAGACCATGCGGGACCGCTTCGACCTCGACGTCTACGACGCCGTCGAGATGGACTTCGACTCCCGGGACGTTGAGGCGATCGCCGACTTCCTCGCCGAGGCGGATTTCGACTACGCCGTCGGCAGCGTCCACCACCTCGAGGGGACGAACGTCCACGTCGAACCCTACTTCGCGAAGAAGGACACGGCCGAACGCGAGGCGCTCGTCGACGAGTTCTACGAGGAGGCCGTCGCCCTGCTCGACTCGGAGCTGTTCGAGATCGCCGCCCACGTCGACCTCGTCGAGCGCAACCCGGCCCTCCGGGGGTTCGCCACCGAGGACCACTACCGCGCCGTCGCCGAGGCCGCCGAGCGGTCCCGGACCGTCCTGGAGCTGAACGCCGGCCGCGTCCTCGGCGAGTACGGGGAGTTCCACCCCGGCCCGGCGTTCCTCGACGTCCTGGCCGAGTACGACGTCGAGTTCGTGCTCGGCTCGGACGGGCACACGCCCGGGGAGGTCAGAGACCGGAAACCGGAACTGGAGGCGTTCGTCGCCGAGCGCGGACTGGAGACGGTCGAACTGGACCTGTAG
- a CDS encoding ABC transporter substrate-binding protein yields the protein MRVVSLLPSATEIVYALGVEPVATSHECDHPPEAADLPSVVDSRVDADADSADIDAQVTDAESSGGVYEIDREALAEADPDLVVSQGICEVCAVDTVVVEEAIADLGLDCELLTTDPHSVDDILEDIRRIGAALDREDRAEDLVADLQARIDRVADRAAEAPFRPEVAVLDWLDPAMVAGHWVPELVDLAGGEYGLADPGDASTPREWAEIQEYDPDILVAAPCGFELEQTFENLGDLTDRDGWTQLRAVRMNRAYAMDGHHLVNRPGPRVVDTLEALAGLIHPDEFDRPEEWAARSLATSPA from the coding sequence ATGCGCGTCGTCTCGCTTTTGCCCTCCGCGACCGAGATCGTCTACGCACTGGGGGTCGAGCCGGTGGCGACCTCCCACGAGTGCGACCACCCGCCCGAGGCCGCCGACCTGCCGAGCGTCGTCGACTCGCGGGTCGACGCCGACGCCGACAGCGCCGACATCGACGCCCAGGTCACCGACGCCGAGTCCTCGGGCGGCGTCTACGAGATCGACCGCGAGGCCCTCGCCGAAGCCGACCCCGACCTCGTCGTCTCGCAGGGCATCTGCGAGGTCTGCGCCGTCGACACCGTCGTCGTCGAAGAGGCCATCGCCGACCTCGGCCTGGACTGCGAGCTCCTGACGACCGACCCCCACAGCGTCGACGACATCCTAGAGGACATCCGCCGCATCGGCGCGGCGCTGGACCGCGAGGACCGGGCCGAGGACCTCGTCGCGGACCTGCAGGCCCGCATCGACCGCGTCGCCGACCGCGCCGCCGAAGCGCCGTTCCGCCCCGAGGTGGCCGTCCTCGACTGGCTCGACCCCGCGATGGTCGCCGGCCACTGGGTGCCCGAACTGGTCGACCTGGCGGGCGGCGAGTACGGCCTCGCCGACCCCGGCGACGCCTCGACGCCGCGGGAGTGGGCCGAGATCCAGGAGTACGACCCCGACATCCTCGTCGCCGCCCCCTGCGGTTTCGAGCTCGAGCAGACCTTCGAGAACCTGGGGGATCTGACGGACCGCGACGGCTGGACGCAGCTCCGCGCCGTCCGGATGAACCGCGCGTACGCGATGGACGGCCACCACCTCGTGAACCGCCCCGGCCCCCGGGTCGTCGACACCCTGGAGGCGCTGGCCGGGCTGATCCACCCCGACGAGTTCGACCGCCCCGAGGAGTGGGCGGCCCGCTCGCTGGCGACGTCGCCGGCATGA
- a CDS encoding desampylase — protein sequence MTLVLPGDLRDGMVEHARAGAPEEVVGVLGGERGEEESVAERRYPAENAAATPETRYEIAPAEELELLERVEDDGFDVVGFYHSHPRGPLAPSETDAELAAWPRYSYVIVSLEVEPDLGSWRWTGETFERERVEVR from the coding sequence ATGACGCTCGTCCTGCCGGGCGACCTCCGCGACGGGATGGTCGAGCACGCCCGCGCGGGCGCGCCCGAGGAGGTGGTGGGCGTCCTCGGGGGCGAACGGGGCGAGGAGGAGTCCGTCGCCGAGCGGCGCTACCCCGCCGAGAACGCCGCGGCGACCCCCGAGACGCGCTACGAGATCGCGCCCGCCGAGGAACTCGAACTGCTGGAGCGCGTCGAGGACGACGGCTTCGACGTCGTCGGCTTCTACCACTCCCACCCACGCGGTCCGCTCGCGCCGAGCGAGACGGACGCCGAGCTGGCCGCCTGGCCGCGCTACTCCTACGTCATCGTCAGTCTGGAGGTAGAGCCCGACCTGGGAAGCTGGCGCTGGACCGGCGAGACCTTCGAGCGCGAGCGCGTCGAGGTCCGCTGA
- a CDS encoding type B DNA-directed DNA polymerase, which produces MPYKFDYLDGDVLAWELTDDGATYERTADYTPTIYVSAETRELLAEARRHLRGFPTVERTALERKRVGFRHDPEAVLRVDVAGIDAVRDVAGTVAAWKTPGTYRLYDVDLTREFRFWLEAVEDRAAEDDAVPVPDRDLRTVEIDAPTEQIGRGDLRRVTVDGVTVEGETAIVETVGERVASVDPDVLLLASSRLVSLLYDLAERAGRESFDLGRLPGYEQLAAASTYESYGQVGHSPARYNVPGRAIIDRSNTFMWNQTNLEGCLYLIEQSGLPLQELAWSSIGRILTAIQIREARRRGVLVPWHSWRHEFFKPMPTLRQADRGGFTFAPDVGLHEDVHELDFSSLYPNVIATRNVSPERICCDCHADQEDVPGLGYNICEEEGYLPGLLQTLIDDRDEFKERLEAINDDADEDRRTLEGKVDAIKWILVSCFGYQGFSNAKFGRIECHEAINAFAREILLDAKETLEAGGWRVVHGIVDSLWVAPIEDAEQADLEALAEGISDDAEIELEYEAAYDWIAFVPRRNDAAGALTKYFGRRRDDGEFKYRGIECRQRSTPAYVETVQRELIEALDRTRDPERVCDALAGRLADLRRGAVDPADLAETVRVSKALADYDRETRTVAALTRADALNIDRHPGQGVSYVVVDDDAGPMERVRLAHESPDGYDVDYYAEQLRRATESVLSPLGWREDDIRRYLADRRDASLAQFA; this is translated from the coding sequence ATGCCCTACAAGTTCGACTACCTGGACGGCGACGTGCTGGCCTGGGAACTGACCGACGACGGCGCGACGTACGAGCGCACGGCGGACTACACCCCGACCATCTACGTCTCCGCGGAGACGCGGGAGCTGCTGGCGGAGGCGCGCCGGCACCTCCGGGGGTTCCCGACCGTGGAGCGGACGGCCCTCGAGCGCAAGCGCGTCGGCTTCCGGCACGACCCCGAGGCGGTCCTCCGGGTCGACGTCGCGGGCATCGACGCGGTCCGGGACGTCGCCGGCACCGTCGCCGCCTGGAAGACGCCCGGTACCTACCGGCTGTACGACGTCGACCTCACCCGCGAGTTCCGCTTCTGGCTCGAGGCGGTCGAGGACAGGGCGGCCGAGGACGACGCCGTTCCGGTCCCGGACCGGGACCTGCGGACGGTCGAGATCGACGCCCCGACCGAGCAGATCGGCCGGGGGGACCTGCGGCGGGTGACCGTCGACGGCGTGACCGTCGAGGGCGAGACGGCCATCGTCGAGACCGTCGGCGAGCGGGTCGCGTCGGTCGACCCTGACGTCCTCCTCCTGGCCTCCAGTCGGCTGGTCTCGCTGCTGTACGACCTGGCCGAGCGGGCCGGCCGCGAGTCGTTCGACCTCGGGCGGCTGCCCGGATACGAGCAGCTGGCCGCCGCCTCGACCTACGAGAGCTACGGGCAGGTCGGCCACTCCCCCGCTCGCTACAACGTCCCGGGGCGGGCGATAATCGACCGCTCGAACACGTTCATGTGGAACCAGACGAACCTCGAGGGCTGCCTGTACCTCATCGAGCAGTCGGGGCTCCCGCTGCAGGAGCTGGCGTGGTCGAGCATCGGCCGCATCCTGACGGCCATCCAGATACGCGAGGCCCGCCGCCGGGGCGTGCTGGTGCCGTGGCACTCCTGGCGCCACGAGTTCTTCAAGCCGATGCCGACCCTCCGGCAGGCCGACCGCGGCGGCTTCACCTTCGCGCCGGACGTCGGCCTCCACGAGGACGTCCACGAACTGGACTTCTCGAGCCTCTACCCCAACGTCATCGCCACCCGGAACGTCAGCCCCGAGCGCATCTGCTGTGACTGCCACGCCGACCAGGAGGACGTCCCCGGCCTGGGGTACAACATCTGCGAGGAGGAGGGGTACCTCCCGGGGCTGCTGCAGACGCTCATCGACGACCGCGACGAGTTCAAGGAGCGCCTCGAAGCGATAAACGACGACGCCGACGAGGACCGGCGGACCCTCGAGGGGAAGGTCGACGCCATCAAGTGGATCCTCGTCTCCTGCTTCGGCTACCAGGGGTTCTCGAACGCGAAGTTCGGCCGCATCGAGTGCCACGAGGCCATCAACGCCTTCGCCCGCGAGATTCTGCTGGACGCCAAGGAGACCCTGGAGGCCGGCGGCTGGCGGGTGGTCCACGGCATCGTCGACAGCCTCTGGGTGGCGCCGATCGAGGACGCCGAGCAGGCGGACCTCGAGGCCCTCGCCGAGGGGATCTCCGACGACGCCGAGATCGAACTGGAGTACGAGGCCGCCTACGACTGGATCGCCTTCGTCCCCCGGCGGAACGACGCCGCGGGCGCGCTGACGAAGTACTTCGGCCGCCGGCGCGACGACGGCGAGTTCAAGTACCGGGGCATCGAGTGCCGCCAGCGCAGCACCCCCGCCTACGTCGAAACCGTCCAGCGGGAGCTGATCGAGGCCCTCGACCGGACCCGCGACCCCGAGCGGGTCTGCGACGCCCTCGCCGGCCGCCTCGCCGACCTCCGGCGCGGCGCCGTCGACCCCGCCGACCTGGCGGAGACGGTCCGGGTCTCGAAGGCCCTCGCCGACTACGACCGCGAGACCCGGACGGTCGCCGCGCTGACGCGGGCCGACGCCCTGAACATCGACCGCCACCCGGGCCAGGGGGTCTCCTACGTCGTCGTCGACGACGACGCCGGCCCGATGGAACGGGTGCGGCTCGCCCACGAGTCGCCCGACGGCTACGACGTCGACTACTACGCAGAACAGCTCCGCCGGGCCACCGAGAGCGTCCTCTCGCCGCTGGGCTGGCGGGAGGACGATATCCGCCGGTACCTCGCCGACCGCAGGGACGCGAGCCTCGCGCAGTTCGCGTAG
- a CDS encoding Lrp/AsnC family transcriptional regulator, with the protein MHSRSTSIPLDDVDRAILQLLQRDARNLTAVDIADRVGVSDGTVRNRIQNLEARDVVEGYVPVIDYERAGYPLQIRIVCTAPIVERERLTREALRVEGVVEVHEVMTGRGNVEVKAVAPRHDDVTRVALALDEMGLDVESEELIRHHYFRPFNHFGTRDVGDEDAATHGI; encoded by the coding sequence ATGCACTCGAGGTCGACGTCCATCCCCCTCGACGACGTCGACCGCGCCATCCTCCAGTTGCTCCAGCGGGACGCCCGCAACCTGACGGCCGTCGACATCGCCGACCGCGTCGGCGTCTCCGACGGGACCGTCCGGAACCGCATCCAGAACCTCGAGGCGAGGGACGTCGTCGAGGGGTACGTCCCCGTGATCGACTACGAGCGGGCGGGCTACCCACTGCAGATTCGAATCGTGTGCACGGCGCCGATCGTCGAACGGGAGCGGCTGACCCGCGAAGCCCTCCGGGTCGAGGGGGTCGTCGAGGTCCACGAGGTGATGACCGGCCGCGGGAACGTCGAGGTCAAGGCCGTCGCCCCCCGCCACGACGACGTGACCCGCGTCGCGCTTGCCCTCGACGAGATGGGGCTGGACGTCGAGAGCGAGGAGCTGATCCGCCACCACTACTTCCGGCCGTTCAACCACTTCGGCACCCGGGACGTCGGCGACGAGGACGCGGCCACCCACGGTATCTGA
- a CDS encoding DUF7344 domain-containing protein, translated as MTQLDSQFAASDPAVADGLSNARRRGTLAVLREAGAPLALADLAADLVDREAGPVAGAPDYDAIQRQYVILYHTHVPKLVEAGLVEFDADRRIVSLGS; from the coding sequence ATGACCCAACTGGACTCGCAGTTCGCGGCGTCCGACCCGGCGGTGGCCGACGGCCTGTCGAACGCACGACGCCGGGGGACCCTCGCGGTGCTGCGGGAGGCGGGCGCGCCGCTGGCGCTGGCCGACCTCGCCGCCGACCTCGTCGACCGGGAGGCGGGGCCCGTCGCGGGCGCACCGGACTACGACGCGATCCAGCGACAGTACGTGATTCTCTACCATACCCACGTGCCGAAGCTGGTCGAGGCGGGGCTGGTCGAGTTCGACGCCGACCGGCGGATCGTCTCGCTCGGCTCCTGA
- a CDS encoding Cdc6/Cdc18 family protein, with amino-acid sequence MIRDARVLQADFVPREVVHRDPEANQLSNALEPIARDEPAETTFLFGPSGTGKTCLAKFIVERLRREVIDVEHQYVNCWQNYTRFRALYRVLEGIGRTVDVHRRSTPKDELLERLRAYDGPPYVVVLDEVDQLEDTDVLYDLYALPNVTMVLIANREEELFARTDERLTSRLANSTRVRFDKYGLDELVAILQARVDRGLDPDAVDRPQLERIADAAAGDARVAIGVLRNAARRAEREGLDRIPTSVVEETIPDARAEVRQKNVETLTPHQRTLYEIVAERGEISPGELYEEYCSRVEEPRTKRTMRNHLSKMCHYNLVVAEGENRGRTYRAVTG; translated from the coding sequence ATGATACGGGATGCGCGGGTGTTGCAGGCGGACTTCGTCCCCCGGGAGGTCGTCCACCGCGATCCCGAGGCGAACCAGCTGTCGAACGCCCTCGAGCCCATCGCGCGCGACGAGCCGGCGGAGACGACCTTCCTCTTCGGGCCGTCGGGCACCGGGAAGACCTGCCTGGCGAAGTTCATCGTCGAGCGGCTGCGCCGGGAGGTCATCGACGTCGAACACCAGTACGTCAACTGCTGGCAGAACTACACCCGGTTCCGGGCGCTCTACCGGGTGCTGGAGGGCATCGGGCGGACGGTCGACGTCCACCGGCGGTCGACGCCGAAGGACGAGCTGCTCGAGCGGCTCCGGGCCTACGACGGCCCGCCGTACGTCGTCGTCCTCGACGAGGTCGACCAGCTGGAGGACACGGACGTGCTGTACGACCTCTACGCGCTGCCGAACGTGACGATGGTGCTCATCGCCAACCGCGAGGAGGAGCTGTTCGCCCGCACCGACGAGCGGCTGACCAGCCGGCTGGCCAACAGCACGCGCGTCCGCTTCGACAAGTACGGCCTCGACGAGCTGGTCGCCATCCTCCAGGCCCGCGTCGACCGGGGGCTCGACCCCGACGCCGTCGACCGGCCGCAGCTGGAGCGGATCGCCGACGCCGCCGCCGGCGACGCCCGGGTGGCCATCGGCGTCCTCCGGAACGCGGCCCGCCGGGCCGAGCGCGAGGGGCTGGACCGCATCCCGACGTCGGTCGTCGAGGAGACCATCCCGGACGCGCGCGCGGAGGTCCGCCAGAAGAACGTCGAGACGCTCACGCCCCACCAGCGGACGCTCTACGAGATCGTCGCCGAGCGCGGCGAGATCTCGCCGGGGGAGCTCTACGAGGAGTACTGCAGCCGCGTCGAGGAGCCCCGGACGAAGCGGACGATGCGGAACCACCTCTCGAAGATGTGCCACTACAACCTCGTCGTCGCCGAGGGGGAGAACCGCGGGCGGACCTACCGGGCCGTCACGGGCTAG
- a CDS encoding GNAT family N-acetyltransferase encodes MDVRPATSGDAARVREIAETSLRASYSLSPDRIESLVGTLFAAERLAQRADDPEALLFVVEDGGTVVGFADVELGPEAAIQWLHVDPEHRGLGAGTRLFERAQAAAADRDLPVVARVLSENEEGKGFPERFGLRRSGRAKLEVGSEDLFEEVYAEDGVLETVAGEPSVEVPETVDVAGESHHVDESDRSPGVDGPFFGVYPPDDDEHVGYFCGNCGSTDVGSDSLGRLECQDCGNKHLADRWDAAYL; translated from the coding sequence ATGGACGTTCGACCTGCGACGAGCGGCGACGCGGCACGGGTGAGGGAGATAGCCGAGACGTCCCTGCGGGCCTCCTACTCGCTGAGCCCCGACCGGATCGAGAGCCTCGTCGGGACACTGTTCGCCGCGGAGCGACTCGCCCAGCGCGCCGACGACCCCGAGGCCCTGCTGTTCGTCGTCGAGGACGGGGGAACCGTCGTCGGCTTCGCCGACGTGGAACTCGGCCCGGAGGCGGCGATCCAGTGGCTGCACGTCGACCCGGAACACCGCGGCCTCGGCGCCGGGACGCGACTCTTCGAGCGTGCGCAGGCGGCAGCGGCCGACCGCGACCTGCCGGTCGTCGCCCGCGTCCTCTCGGAGAACGAGGAGGGGAAGGGCTTCCCCGAGCGGTTCGGCCTCCGGCGGAGCGGGCGGGCGAAGCTCGAGGTCGGCTCCGAGGACCTCTTCGAGGAGGTCTACGCCGAGGACGGGGTACTGGAGACCGTCGCCGGCGAGCCCTCAGTCGAAGTACCAGAGACGGTGGACGTCGCCGGCGAGTCCCACCACGTCGACGAGTCCGACCGGTCCCCAGGAGTGGACGGGCCGTTCTTCGGCGTCTACCCGCCCGACGACGACGAGCACGTCGGCTACTTCTGCGGGAACTGCGGGAGCACGGACGTCGGGTCGGACTCGCTGGGACGCCTCGAGTGCCAGGACTGCGGGAACAAGCACCTCGCCGACCGGTGGGACGCCGCCTACCTCTGA
- the ubaA gene encoding SAMP-activating enzyme E1, with product MTDLSLDAEQLDRYSRHIIMDDVGPEGQKRLLDADVLCIGAGGLGSPVIQYLAAAGVGTLGIADDDVVERSNLQRQVIHGDPDVGRPKVDSARDFVERQNPDVEVRTHETRVTADNVEDLLAEYDLVVDGSDNFATRYLVNDACTLAGVPFAHGAILRFEGQVTTFEANEGGPCYRCLFPEAPEPGTVPDCATAGVLGVLPGTVGCIQATEAVKLVLDYGETLDGRMIFYDAADMTFQEIRVEPRPDCPVCGDGGIESVHDVAYESTCAI from the coding sequence ATGACCGACCTCTCGCTGGACGCCGAACAGCTGGACCGCTACTCCCGGCACATCATCATGGACGACGTCGGCCCCGAGGGCCAGAAGCGGCTCCTCGACGCGGACGTCCTCTGCATCGGCGCCGGGGGGCTCGGTTCGCCGGTCATCCAGTACCTCGCGGCGGCGGGCGTCGGCACGCTCGGCATCGCCGACGACGACGTCGTCGAGCGCTCGAACCTCCAGCGGCAGGTGATCCACGGCGACCCCGACGTCGGCCGCCCGAAGGTCGACTCCGCGCGGGACTTCGTCGAGCGGCAGAACCCCGACGTCGAGGTCCGGACCCACGAGACGCGCGTCACCGCGGACAACGTCGAGGACCTCCTCGCGGAGTACGACCTCGTCGTCGACGGGTCGGACAACTTCGCGACGCGGTACCTAGTCAACGACGCCTGCACGCTCGCGGGCGTGCCGTTCGCCCACGGCGCAATCCTGCGGTTCGAGGGGCAGGTCACCACCTTCGAAGCCAACGAGGGCGGGCCCTGCTACCGGTGTCTCTTCCCGGAGGCGCCCGAGCCGGGGACGGTCCCCGACTGCGCGACCGCCGGCGTCCTCGGGGTGCTGCCGGGCACCGTCGGCTGCATCCAGGCGACGGAGGCCGTCAAGCTCGTCCTCGACTACGGCGAGACGCTCGACGGCCGGATGATCTTCTACGACGCCGCCGACATGACGTTCCAGGAGATCCGGGTCGAGCCTCGTCCCGACTGCCCGGTCTGCGGCGACGGCGGCATCGAGTCCGTCCACGACGTCGCCTACGAGTCCACCTGCGCGATCTAG
- a CDS encoding APC family permease translates to MSADDYKLIDEQVGLWGAVALLVGTALGMSIFIVPTQMAAAAGPSITVAILASIVPMILGVLLLLQLGGAIPVAGGIYVYGSRLVGPFWGMIGVTVPVLAVWSYLLFAALGFSEYLNGILDSLGMGAVPPFLAVWFLLGLFLVLNYVGVQIVTKVQIGLVLVLIAGMLAFVLSSVPHVDPANYTPVFPSGEGEPFEGTFRPFILAVVTLYIPFQGFGMIIEIGEELENPVENIPRVLGIGMAIVTVLSIAIVFALVGAIPLENLTVSGEIGVNEEPVEGGLAAVGEGILPAPILLFVGFAALLAAATTVNTLFTSYSRTVMRAARDEVVPDVFAKVHDRYNTPHRAILLFAVPPIVAAPLAPYFDAITGPDFLDWLVVVVVSGIFIAFAVGGVALWNLPKVFPQRYEHSIYKLPMPVLRVVAVGNVVVSTLFTLLVVSSAPSAFGVVLLWMVLSAALYFYRIRAYEKKGIDLKSRMALLHKHEQVGGGSDD, encoded by the coding sequence ATGTCTGCCGACGACTACAAGCTGATCGACGAACAGGTCGGACTCTGGGGCGCCGTCGCGTTGCTCGTCGGGACCGCCCTCGGGATGAGCATCTTCATCGTCCCGACGCAGATGGCGGCCGCGGCCGGACCGAGCATCACCGTCGCCATCCTGGCGTCCATCGTGCCGATGATCCTCGGCGTCCTGCTGTTGCTCCAGCTCGGCGGCGCCATCCCCGTCGCCGGCGGCATCTACGTCTACGGCTCCCGGCTCGTCGGCCCGTTCTGGGGGATGATCGGCGTCACCGTCCCCGTCCTCGCCGTCTGGTCGTACCTGCTGTTCGCGGCGCTGGGCTTCTCGGAGTACCTCAACGGCATCCTCGACAGCCTAGGGATGGGCGCCGTCCCGCCGTTCCTCGCCGTCTGGTTCCTCCTCGGGCTGTTCCTCGTCCTCAACTACGTCGGCGTCCAGATCGTCACGAAGGTCCAGATCGGGCTCGTGCTCGTGCTCATCGCCGGGATGCTCGCGTTCGTCCTCTCGAGCGTCCCGCACGTCGACCCCGCGAACTACACGCCCGTCTTCCCCTCCGGCGAGGGCGAGCCCTTCGAGGGCACCTTCCGGCCGTTCATCCTCGCGGTCGTCACGCTGTACATCCCCTTCCAGGGCTTCGGGATGATAATCGAGATCGGCGAGGAACTCGAGAACCCCGTCGAGAACATCCCCCGCGTGCTCGGCATCGGGATGGCCATCGTGACGGTGCTGTCGATCGCCATCGTCTTCGCGCTCGTCGGCGCCATCCCGCTGGAGAACCTGACCGTCTCCGGCGAGATCGGCGTCAACGAGGAGCCCGTCGAGGGCGGCCTCGCCGCCGTCGGCGAGGGGATCCTCCCGGCCCCGATCCTGCTGTTCGTCGGCTTCGCGGCCCTGCTGGCGGCCGCGACCACCGTCAACACGCTCTTCACCTCCTACTCACGGACCGTGATGCGCGCCGCCCGCGACGAGGTCGTCCCGGACGTCTTCGCGAAGGTCCACGACCGGTACAACACCCCCCACCGAGCGATCCTGCTGTTCGCCGTCCCGCCGATCGTGGCCGCGCCGCTGGCCCCCTACTTCGACGCCATCACCGGCCCGGACTTCCTCGACTGGCTCGTCGTCGTGGTCGTCTCCGGCATCTTCATCGCCTTCGCCGTCGGCGGCGTCGCGCTGTGGAACCTCCCGAAGGTGTTCCCGCAGCGCTACGAACACTCCATCTACAAGCTCCCGATGCCGGTCCTCCGGGTCGTCGCCGTCGGCAACGTCGTCGTCTCCACGCTGTTCACGCTGCTGGTCGTCAGCAGCGCCCCCTCGGCGTTCGGCGTCGTCCTCCTGTGGATGGTCCTCAGCGCCGCGCTCTACTTCTACCGCATCCGCGCCTACGAGAAGAAGGGGATCGACCTGAAGTCACGGATGGCGCTGCTGCACAAACACGAGCAGGTCGGCGGCGGCAGCGACGACTAA